A single window of Granulicella sibirica DNA harbors:
- the cysN gene encoding sulfate adenylyltransferase subunit CysN — translation MATHVVTPQPETALRSDDHFEQFLAAHLGQQMLRFTTAGSVDDGKSTLIGRLLHDTKSVYEDQLAAVASSRVNRASNGHVDFSLLTDGLKAEREQGITIDVAYRYFSTAKRKFIIADTPGHEQYTRNMATGASTADVAIVLIDARAFLRLGTLLPQSRRHTTIASLLGIPHVVAAVNKMDIVDYSEETFKAIQAEFLALAERLRLTSVAMIPVSALEGDNVVAPSTNMPWYKGPTLLQYLEDVPLGTTTSQAEEDAAPLRFPVQLVLRPDLNFRGFSGQVARGVLRAGERVMALPSRRESVVKRIVTYDGDLTAASYPQSVTVELEDEIDLSRGEMLVQAGSESALPHIGNRFRAMVVWMHEDPLVPGRTYIAKHTTRTVRATVKDLRFKVDVGTLDHVPSESLAMNEVAEVEFETSLPLFFDSYADCRWTGSLILIDAVTNATVGAAMILDVVEADTVVATSAITARPTLCLLPGRPLDAERLLATFIAGGEHAVLIDDPDIPDSAIPAVVRALQLAGVIAITARLLDPEIEAAALAIAGTDAMRLDESATSATESSN, via the coding sequence ATGGCAACGCACGTCGTCACACCTCAACCCGAAACTGCGCTTCGATCCGACGATCACTTTGAGCAGTTCCTCGCCGCTCACCTCGGGCAGCAGATGCTCCGTTTCACCACCGCTGGCAGCGTCGACGACGGTAAGTCGACCCTCATCGGCCGTCTTCTCCACGACACCAAGAGCGTCTACGAAGATCAGCTTGCCGCCGTTGCGAGCAGCCGCGTCAACCGCGCCTCGAACGGCCACGTCGACTTCTCCCTCCTTACCGATGGCCTCAAGGCCGAGCGCGAGCAGGGAATCACGATCGATGTCGCCTACCGCTACTTCTCGACCGCCAAGCGTAAGTTCATCATTGCCGATACCCCCGGGCATGAGCAGTACACCCGCAACATGGCCACCGGAGCCTCGACCGCTGACGTCGCCATTGTGCTCATCGACGCTCGTGCCTTCCTCCGCCTTGGCACGTTGCTGCCGCAGTCCCGCCGCCATACAACCATCGCAAGTCTTCTCGGTATTCCCCACGTTGTAGCTGCCGTCAACAAGATGGACATCGTCGACTACTCGGAAGAGACCTTCAAGGCGATCCAGGCCGAGTTTCTCGCTCTAGCCGAGCGCCTCCGCTTGACCTCGGTGGCGATGATCCCAGTGAGCGCTCTCGAAGGGGACAACGTGGTCGCCCCGAGCACGAATATGCCCTGGTACAAAGGGCCGACGCTGCTGCAGTACCTCGAAGACGTCCCACTCGGCACGACGACAAGCCAAGCGGAAGAAGATGCGGCTCCGTTGCGTTTTCCGGTCCAGTTAGTCCTGCGTCCTGACCTGAACTTTCGCGGGTTCTCTGGACAGGTCGCCCGTGGAGTCCTTCGGGCGGGGGAGCGTGTCATGGCTCTTCCGTCGCGCCGCGAATCCGTCGTCAAGCGCATCGTCACCTACGACGGCGACCTGACTGCAGCCTCCTATCCACAGAGTGTTACCGTCGAACTCGAAGACGAGATCGACCTCAGCCGAGGCGAGATGCTCGTCCAGGCAGGCTCCGAATCAGCCCTTCCGCACATCGGCAATCGCTTCCGCGCCATGGTTGTGTGGATGCATGAAGACCCACTCGTACCGGGCCGCACCTACATCGCCAAGCACACGACGCGCACCGTTAGAGCCACTGTCAAAGACCTTCGTTTCAAGGTCGACGTCGGCACTCTCGACCACGTCCCCTCCGAGAGCCTCGCGATGAACGAGGTCGCGGAGGTCGAATTCGAAACCAGCCTTCCTCTCTTCTTCGATTCCTACGCTGACTGCCGATGGACCGGCTCCCTTATCCTGATCGACGCCGTCACCAACGCCACGGTCGGCGCTGCCATGATCCTCGATGTCGTCGAAGCAGACACCGTTGTCGCCACAAGCGCCATCACCGCACGTCCGACACTCTGCCTCCTGCCCGGGCGGCCACTTGATGCCGAACGGCTCCTCGCCACCTTCATTGCTGGAGGCGAGCACGCCGTCCTCATCGACGATCCAGATATCCCGGACTCCGCCATCCCGGCCGTCGTCCGCGCCCTGCAGTTAGCCGGAGTCATCGCAATCACCGCCCGCCTTCTGGATCCCGAGATCGAAGCCGCCGCCCTCGCCATTGCCGGCACCGACGCCATGCGCCTCGATGAATCCGCCACCTCCGCCACCGAATCAAGTAACTGA
- the cysD gene encoding sulfate adenylyltransferase subunit CysD yields the protein MREAVAEFARPVMLYSIGKDSSVMLRLAQKAFFPGKIPFPLLHIDTSYKFPEMIAFRDAYTKEIGADLVVHRNEAAIAGGANPYELGTQNCCGLLKTRALLDGLEAGGYDAAFGGARRDEEKSRAKERVYSFRDSAGQWDPKNQRPELWSLYNARLRKGESIRVFPLSNWTELDIWLYLYAEKIPIVPLYFAQDRPIIMRGGAMTLYHDGMKLFPGEKIFTEKVRMRSLGCLPCTGAMRSQADTLPKIIEELMTFRRSERENRAIDHDEEGSMEVKKREGYF from the coding sequence ATGCGCGAGGCCGTCGCTGAATTTGCTCGGCCTGTCATGCTCTACTCCATCGGCAAGGATTCGAGCGTGATGCTCCGGCTCGCACAGAAGGCGTTCTTTCCCGGCAAGATCCCCTTTCCGCTGCTCCACATTGACACCAGCTACAAGTTCCCGGAGATGATCGCCTTCCGCGACGCGTACACGAAGGAGATCGGCGCCGACCTCGTCGTGCATCGCAACGAAGCCGCTATCGCGGGCGGGGCGAATCCATACGAGCTCGGAACGCAGAACTGCTGCGGCCTGCTGAAGACCCGCGCGCTTCTGGACGGCCTAGAAGCCGGCGGATACGATGCAGCCTTCGGTGGCGCTCGCCGCGACGAAGAAAAATCCCGCGCGAAGGAACGCGTCTACAGCTTCCGCGATTCTGCCGGCCAATGGGACCCCAAGAACCAGCGCCCCGAACTCTGGAGCCTCTACAACGCCCGCCTGCGCAAGGGCGAAAGCATCCGCGTCTTTCCGCTCTCCAACTGGACCGAGCTCGACATCTGGCTCTACCTCTACGCCGAGAAGATCCCGATCGTGCCGTTGTATTTTGCTCAGGACCGCCCCATCATCATGCGCGGCGGAGCCATGACCCTTTATCACGACGGCATGAAGCTCTTCCCCGGCGAGAAGATCTTCACGGAGAAGGTCCGCATGCGTTCCCTTGGCTGCTTGCCTTGTACGGGAGCCATGCGCAGCCAAGCCGACACCCTGCCCAAGATCATCGAAGAGCTCATGACCTTCCGCCGCAGTGAACGCGAGAACCGCGCCATCGACCACGACGAAGAAGGCAGCATGGAAGTCAAGAAGCGCGAAGGGTATTTCTAA
- a CDS encoding methyl-accepting chemotaxis protein, producing the protein MSGDVTQYQRAYTKRVNILGFCFLTLHLPVLCVVAMVLHSSVLVTGGVMLLLLAGPAFALLNDPTSDTGGNVLAVAAMGVSALAIHITGGLIEAHFEIFVLLSMLAIFGRIAPPLIAGGTIALHHLVFWLWLPTSVFNYKASFDTVILHAVYVGLEVIPACWIARQFGRSIEAQGIVMEHLGAAAEQIAGAAAQVSVSSQSLARGATQQAASIQETSSSALQINTMAGQNTVNSASAAEMVSQADARYGATEQSLADMLTAMGDINTSSKQISKIISVIDQIAFQTKILALNAAVEAARAGESGLGFAVVADEVGSLAQRSAQAARDTAVLIEESIQITNIGLNKVNQVATEIRSITTDSSQITRLVNAINLGSQEQSKGVDMISRALHQIEEITQSSAASSEETAAAAEQLTAQSQSIKEMVAHLTELSGSASSDIFAV; encoded by the coding sequence ATGAGCGGCGACGTCACACAGTACCAACGTGCTTACACGAAGCGAGTAAACATCCTCGGATTCTGCTTCCTCACATTGCATCTCCCGGTACTGTGCGTTGTGGCGATGGTGCTTCATAGCAGCGTGCTCGTAACGGGCGGAGTGATGCTCCTTCTCCTGGCCGGGCCAGCCTTCGCCCTCCTCAACGACCCAACCTCGGATACCGGTGGCAACGTCCTCGCGGTCGCCGCGATGGGAGTCAGCGCGCTCGCCATTCACATTACTGGTGGCCTCATCGAGGCGCACTTCGAAATCTTCGTTCTGCTTTCGATGCTCGCGATCTTCGGTCGCATCGCGCCACCTCTCATCGCCGGTGGAACGATCGCCCTTCATCACCTTGTCTTCTGGCTCTGGCTGCCAACGAGTGTGTTCAACTACAAGGCCAGTTTCGATACCGTGATCCTGCACGCCGTCTACGTCGGCCTCGAGGTGATTCCGGCATGTTGGATCGCACGTCAGTTTGGCCGTTCCATCGAGGCGCAGGGAATCGTAATGGAGCATCTTGGAGCCGCGGCTGAGCAGATCGCGGGGGCGGCTGCCCAGGTCTCCGTGTCCAGCCAGTCGCTCGCTCGCGGAGCCACTCAACAGGCCGCGTCCATTCAGGAGACTTCGTCCTCCGCGCTCCAGATCAACACCATGGCCGGTCAGAATACGGTGAATTCCGCCTCGGCCGCCGAGATGGTCTCGCAGGCCGATGCCCGCTACGGCGCCACCGAGCAGTCACTCGCCGACATGCTCACCGCCATGGGAGACATCAACACCTCCAGCAAACAAATCTCGAAGATCATTAGCGTAATCGATCAGATCGCCTTCCAGACCAAGATCCTCGCGCTCAACGCCGCAGTCGAAGCCGCCCGCGCGGGAGAATCGGGACTCGGTTTCGCGGTCGTTGCCGATGAGGTGGGAAGCCTCGCCCAACGCAGTGCCCAGGCCGCTCGCGACACAGCGGTCCTCATCGAAGAGTCCATCCAGATCACCAACATCGGACTCAATAAGGTCAACCAGGTAGCCACAGAGATCCGTTCCATCACTACGGACTCTTCTCAGATCACGCGGCTCGTCAACGCCATCAATCTGGGTAGCCAGGAGCAGTCCAAGGGGGTCGACATGATCTCCCGCGCTCTTCATCAGATCGAAGAAATCACCCAAAGCAGCGCGGCAAGCTCCGAAGAGACTGCCGCCGCGGCCGAACAGCTTACTGCGCAGTCGCAGTCAATCAAGGAGATGGTCGCGCACCTCACCGAGCTCAGCGGTTCGGCGTCATCCGACATTTTCGCCGTTTAG
- a CDS encoding tetratricopeptide repeat protein encodes MTQTTQETNKTSSPAGKPAGTGSSESVFLRVQPPTATPITRSQLPVAFFDLDSMKTRALELAAAGEVEQAIFLYGRIVASASDDGASHFQLAQLLSQADRLADAARSYAKVLSLHPEIAEVHLCLGRTLHELGDPAAARQCFERAVTLDPSSAEALSNLASIYMDVGELQPSEVLLRHAVQLQPDFVAAHCNLGRLLEKRGDTVGATQSFRNALTLDPTHVPTLCNLGFMLDNLGDAPAAVNCYRLALASQPDEPLGLFNLSTHLLAEGDFTAGWRAYEARWLTQQFSASRRPFQQPPWRGEDIAGLRLFLYAEQGLGDTLQFARYARMLADLGAEVILEVQPAVFDTLGTLDGAAQVIEQGMPLPEFDLHSPLMSVPSILHPDCGNPPAGAPYVSANHETANQWSRRMQGNKPRVGLVWSGNPKHSRDRLRSISLSRFEDLLHLSDITFYSLQKGPAAAELAELSQDRRPIDLEHDLRDFTDTAAVIANLNLVITVDTAVAHLAGAMGKPVWILLPRTADWRWLKERTDSPWYPTARLFRQGESGCWDQVLEQVHQELALTFARHGNTPMSGKPCLSPEEIFS; translated from the coding sequence ATGACACAGACGACGCAAGAGACAAACAAGACGAGCAGTCCGGCCGGAAAACCTGCAGGCACGGGCTCAAGTGAGTCTGTCTTCCTTCGGGTCCAGCCGCCAACCGCTACTCCCATCACGCGCTCACAGCTCCCGGTTGCCTTCTTCGATCTTGATTCGATGAAGACTCGCGCCCTGGAACTCGCGGCAGCGGGGGAAGTTGAGCAGGCGATCTTCTTATATGGCCGGATCGTCGCCAGCGCCTCGGACGACGGCGCAAGTCATTTCCAACTCGCCCAGCTTCTCTCCCAGGCTGACCGCCTCGCCGACGCAGCGCGCTCCTATGCAAAGGTGCTTTCACTGCATCCTGAGATAGCCGAGGTGCACCTCTGCCTTGGCCGCACACTGCACGAACTCGGGGACCCTGCCGCGGCACGTCAATGCTTCGAGCGGGCCGTCACTCTCGACCCAAGCTCTGCCGAGGCTCTCTCAAATCTCGCCTCGATCTATATGGATGTGGGAGAACTTCAGCCCAGCGAGGTGCTTCTGCGGCACGCCGTTCAACTACAGCCGGATTTCGTCGCAGCCCACTGTAACCTGGGACGTCTGCTCGAAAAGCGTGGCGACACCGTCGGCGCCACCCAGAGCTTTCGCAACGCCCTTACCCTTGATCCAACGCACGTTCCCACGCTTTGCAACCTCGGCTTCATGCTCGATAACCTTGGTGACGCCCCAGCTGCGGTGAACTGCTACCGCCTGGCCCTCGCATCCCAGCCGGATGAACCGCTCGGGCTCTTCAACCTCAGTACGCATCTCCTTGCCGAGGGAGACTTCACGGCAGGATGGCGTGCCTATGAAGCCCGGTGGCTCACACAACAATTTTCCGCGTCGCGTCGGCCGTTCCAGCAGCCACCATGGCGCGGAGAAGACATCGCAGGCCTGCGCCTCTTCCTCTATGCCGAGCAGGGGCTCGGAGACACTCTCCAGTTCGCTCGCTACGCCCGGATGCTCGCGGATCTTGGTGCCGAGGTGATTCTCGAGGTCCAGCCTGCCGTCTTCGACACCCTGGGAACGCTTGACGGAGCCGCGCAGGTTATAGAGCAGGGAATGCCTCTCCCGGAATTCGACCTGCATTCCCCGCTCATGAGTGTTCCGAGCATTCTCCATCCGGACTGCGGCAATCCACCGGCGGGCGCGCCTTACGTGTCCGCAAACCATGAGACTGCAAACCAGTGGTCCCGACGCATGCAGGGCAATAAGCCGCGCGTCGGCCTGGTCTGGAGCGGCAATCCAAAACACTCCCGCGACCGGCTACGGTCTATCTCACTCTCCCGCTTTGAGGATCTCCTCCACCTGTCGGACATTACGTTCTACTCGCTGCAGAAAGGGCCCGCCGCCGCTGAGCTCGCCGAACTTTCACAGGACCGCCGACCGATCGATCTCGAGCATGATCTGCGCGACTTCACCGACACTGCCGCCGTGATCGCGAATCTCAATCTCGTCATTACGGTCGATACAGCCGTGGCTCATCTCGCCGGCGCGATGGGCAAGCCAGTCTGGATCCTTCTACCCCGCACCGCCGATTGGCGATGGCTCAAGGAACGCACCGACAGCCCGTGGTACCCCACCGCCCGCCTATTTCGCCAGGGAGAGTCAGGATGCTGGGATCAGGTTCTGGAGCAGGTTCATCAGGAGCTGGCGCTCACCTTCGCCAGGCACGGCAATACACCCATGAGCGGGAAGCCCTGCTTATCTCCGGAAGAGATTTTTTCGTGA
- a CDS encoding TolC family protein, whose translation MGRMHVNLLRLVSRAATVFYLSGICAGLNAQTPPDPGPQRLSLAQAIQRAQQNEPVFANALAAQKTASIDHYLAKAALLPSATYHNQVLYTQPNGQTNQGGQVGAQPSPVFIANNAVHEYTSQAAITETLGFKQLADVHVASANAARAAAELEIARRGLVGSVVNLYYSVQASETKQRLLNDALHEAQAFTDVTQKREAAREVARADVVKAQLQQQQRQRELSDAKLAADKARLELAVLLFPDPRTSYITDAAAAPGALPTHDEVNQLASANNPELRSALADLQAGNAEVISAKAAYLPDLALNFNYGIDAPQFAKSGPDDVRNLGYSMSATVDIPVWDWFSTQKRVKQSEIRRDAAKVTLTATQRRLIATLEEAYAEAAAARDQADLLDLTVRTAAESLRLTKLRYTAGEATALEVVDAQAAFLAAESAQADGIVRYQTAQAELQILTGTL comes from the coding sequence ATGGGCCGGATGCACGTCAACCTGCTGCGCCTGGTTTCACGGGCCGCCACAGTTTTCTATCTCTCTGGCATCTGCGCTGGACTAAACGCGCAGACGCCCCCGGATCCGGGTCCGCAGCGTCTGTCGCTCGCACAGGCAATCCAACGCGCACAACAGAACGAGCCGGTTTTCGCGAATGCTCTCGCGGCGCAGAAGACAGCTTCGATCGACCACTACCTCGCGAAGGCCGCGCTTCTACCATCTGCGACCTATCACAACCAGGTGCTGTACACGCAGCCGAACGGCCAGACCAACCAGGGCGGCCAAGTCGGCGCACAGCCTTCTCCTGTCTTTATCGCGAATAACGCGGTACACGAGTACACGAGTCAAGCAGCTATCACCGAGACGCTCGGATTCAAGCAGCTTGCCGACGTGCACGTCGCCTCGGCAAACGCGGCGCGGGCTGCCGCCGAGTTGGAGATAGCGCGGCGCGGGCTGGTGGGCTCCGTGGTGAACCTTTACTATTCCGTGCAGGCCTCCGAGACCAAGCAGCGGCTGCTAAATGACGCCCTGCATGAGGCTCAGGCCTTCACCGATGTGACGCAGAAGCGCGAGGCGGCGCGGGAGGTCGCAAGGGCCGACGTGGTGAAGGCACAGTTGCAACAGCAGCAGCGCCAGCGGGAGTTGAGCGATGCAAAGCTGGCAGCGGATAAGGCCAGGCTCGAGCTTGCGGTGCTGCTCTTTCCCGACCCGCGGACGTCCTATATCACCGACGCTGCCGCCGCACCTGGGGCGCTGCCAACGCATGATGAGGTGAACCAACTCGCCTCTGCGAACAATCCAGAACTACGGAGCGCACTCGCGGATCTGCAGGCGGGAAACGCTGAGGTCATTTCCGCAAAGGCTGCTTACCTCCCGGATCTTGCGCTGAATTTCAACTATGGTATCGACGCACCGCAGTTCGCCAAGAGCGGGCCGGACGACGTACGCAACCTGGGTTATTCGATGAGTGCGACGGTCGACATTCCAGTATGGGACTGGTTCTCCACGCAGAAGCGGGTGAAGCAGAGCGAGATCCGGCGCGATGCCGCGAAGGTGACTCTGACAGCAACCCAGCGGAGACTTATCGCCACGCTGGAAGAAGCGTATGCCGAAGCGGCAGCGGCTCGCGACCAGGCTGACTTGCTCGACCTCACCGTGCGTACAGCAGCAGAGAGCCTTCGGCTAACCAAGCTGCGCTACACGGCAGGCGAGGCGACGGCGCTTGAAGTCGTCGATGCACAGGCGGCATTCCTCGCGGCCGAGAGCGCTCAGGCTGACGGGATCGTTCGATACCAGACCGCACAGGCCGAGTTACAAATTCTGACAGGAACTTTGTGA
- a CDS encoding efflux RND transporter periplasmic adaptor subunit, whose product MSKYVTLFRHTACGRLATQSAAMFLLGLSLDACKKAPEAETAVLVSVQAEHPEVGAISEKIMADATLSPLAQAAISPKITAPVRTFYVQRGAKVKAGQLLAVLENQDLTSQALDNKGQYSAAQASFEMQTKAQLPEDMKRAELDVAQARAQMDLQGQIVAARQKLFQEGAIPGRDYDTAAAALVQAKAAYDVAQNHLDSLRGVSNQATLQQAQGQLSSAKGKYLAAEAQVSYSEIRSPITGIVTDRPLFPGETVTSGSTLITVMDTSSLLAKVHLSQTVAQRLKVGDEASVIVPGADDPVPAKISLVSPALDPGSTTVEVWLRVANGSGTYKAGTPVRTSIAGRSVEKAVKIPLTAILTGQDGTKSVMVIGPDSAAHKKAVQLGINDGDDVEVTQGLTVADTVITTGSYGLDEGAKVKVGKAEDDDKDAKDKAKAGDDK is encoded by the coding sequence GTGAGCAAATACGTGACGCTATTTCGACATACAGCATGCGGCCGGCTTGCGACGCAGTCCGCGGCCATGTTTCTCCTTGGCTTATCGCTCGACGCCTGCAAGAAGGCGCCGGAGGCAGAGACCGCTGTTCTCGTCTCCGTGCAGGCGGAGCATCCCGAAGTTGGCGCGATCTCTGAAAAAATCATGGCCGATGCAACGCTCTCTCCGCTCGCGCAGGCAGCGATCTCTCCCAAGATCACCGCACCGGTTCGAACGTTCTACGTGCAACGCGGAGCGAAGGTCAAAGCTGGGCAGCTGTTGGCCGTGCTTGAGAATCAGGATCTTACCTCGCAGGCTCTCGACAACAAGGGCCAGTACTCAGCCGCGCAGGCTTCGTTCGAGATGCAGACGAAGGCTCAGCTTCCAGAGGACATGAAGAGGGCCGAACTGGATGTAGCCCAAGCCAGAGCGCAGATGGACCTGCAAGGCCAGATCGTGGCGGCTCGCCAGAAACTCTTCCAGGAAGGTGCAATCCCGGGCAGAGACTACGACACCGCCGCCGCCGCGCTTGTGCAGGCGAAGGCCGCGTACGACGTGGCGCAAAACCATCTGGATTCGCTCAGAGGCGTCAGCAACCAGGCGACGCTGCAGCAGGCACAGGGTCAGTTATCCTCCGCGAAGGGTAAGTATCTGGCTGCTGAAGCGCAGGTCTCTTACTCCGAGATTCGCAGTCCGATCACAGGTATTGTGACCGATCGCCCCCTCTTCCCTGGCGAGACCGTGACTTCGGGTAGCACGCTCATCACCGTCATGGATACATCGTCGCTGCTCGCGAAGGTACATCTTTCGCAGACAGTCGCACAGAGGCTGAAGGTCGGCGACGAAGCTTCGGTAATCGTCCCCGGAGCCGACGATCCAGTGCCCGCGAAGATCTCGCTGGTAAGCCCCGCGCTCGACCCCGGAAGCACGACGGTTGAGGTGTGGCTGCGCGTCGCAAATGGCTCCGGAACATACAAGGCCGGCACGCCGGTGAGGACGTCCATCGCCGGTCGCTCGGTCGAGAAAGCAGTCAAGATACCGCTCACAGCGATCCTCACCGGGCAGGACGGTACGAAGTCCGTGATGGTCATCGGACCCGACAGCGCAGCACACAAGAAGGCGGTGCAGCTTGGCATCAACGATGGCGACGATGTTGAGGTGACACAAGGATTGACGGTCGCGGACACCGTCATCACCACAGGCTCGTATGGACTCGATGAAGGCGCCAAAGTGAAGGTGGGCAAGGCAGAGGATGACGACAAAGACGCCAAGGATAAGGCCAAGGCCGGAGACGACAAGTGA